One genomic region from Kamptonema formosum PCC 6407 encodes:
- the murA gene encoding UDP-N-acetylglucosamine 1-carboxyvinyltransferase: MNRPIQEDRPITRALNTSNLSTSSETDSAVLQIRGRAPLHGHVKISGAKNSALVAMAGALLCPADCRIRNVPSLVDVARMSQILSAVGVKLERHGDIMDINASYLGEYQAPYELVSQLRASFFIIGPLLARLGVARVPLPGGCAIGARPVELHVRGLQALGAEVHIEHGMVHAYVPGTNRRLKGGKIYLDYPSVGATETLMMAATLADGETIIENAAQEPEVTDLANFCRAMGAKIQGAGSNTIVISGVPSLHSVDYSIIPDRIEAGTFLVAGAITHSEISLSPVIPDQMTAVISKLQTMGAKIITEAPDCLRIIPGVAHLATDIETLPYPGFPTDMQAQFMALLTLSEGDSMIKETVFENRLRHVAELNRMGADIRVKGNVAIVRGVPMLSGAPVVATDLRASAALVLAGLAAQGTTSIRGLQHLDRGYEQLEVKLQKLGAQLHRVDEGGEAASAPVPPNPVQSGLNY; this comes from the coding sequence ATGAACCGACCAATTCAGGAGGATAGACCTATTACACGCGCTCTGAACACATCAAATCTCTCAACATCATCCGAAACCGACAGTGCCGTACTGCAAATTAGAGGTCGAGCTCCTCTGCACGGGCACGTCAAAATTAGCGGAGCCAAAAACTCAGCTCTAGTAGCGATGGCCGGTGCCTTGCTCTGTCCCGCAGATTGCCGCATCCGCAACGTTCCCTCTCTAGTTGACGTAGCTCGCATGAGCCAAATCCTATCCGCAGTGGGAGTGAAGCTAGAGCGGCACGGCGATATTATGGACATCAACGCCAGCTATCTAGGAGAATACCAAGCCCCCTACGAGTTAGTCAGCCAACTCCGAGCTAGTTTCTTCATCATTGGCCCCCTATTGGCTCGTCTAGGGGTTGCCAGAGTGCCTTTGCCAGGTGGATGCGCGATCGGTGCCAGACCCGTAGAACTCCACGTCCGGGGCCTCCAAGCTCTCGGTGCAGAAGTCCACATCGAACATGGAATGGTTCACGCCTACGTCCCCGGAACCAACCGCCGCTTAAAAGGAGGAAAAATTTACCTCGACTACCCCAGTGTGGGAGCGACTGAGACCTTGATGATGGCGGCTACCCTCGCTGATGGGGAAACAATCATTGAAAATGCCGCTCAAGAACCAGAAGTCACGGATTTGGCTAATTTCTGCCGCGCGATGGGAGCCAAAATTCAAGGTGCTGGTAGCAATACCATCGTGATTTCAGGCGTACCCAGCCTGCATTCCGTAGACTATTCAATTATTCCCGATCGCATTGAGGCAGGGACATTTTTAGTCGCAGGGGCAATTACTCACTCGGAAATAAGTTTATCCCCAGTCATACCCGATCAGATGACTGCGGTAATTTCCAAATTGCAGACAATGGGAGCCAAGATTATTACTGAAGCACCTGACTGTCTGCGGATAATTCCTGGTGTCGCTCATCTAGCTACAGATATTGAAACTCTACCCTATCCAGGTTTTCCGACGGATATGCAGGCTCAGTTTATGGCTTTGCTGACTCTGAGCGAAGGGGATAGCATGATTAAAGAAACGGTGTTCGAGAACCGCTTGCGCCACGTAGCTGAGTTAAATCGCATGGGTGCTGATATTCGAGTTAAAGGCAATGTCGCCATTGTTAGAGGTGTGCCGATGTTATCTGGTGCTCCTGTAGTGGCTACTGATTTACGAGCTTCAGCAGCTTTAGTGCTTGCGGGTCTTGCCGCACAAGGCACAACTTCTATTCGCGGCTTGCAGCATCTCGATCGCGGCTACGAGCAGCTAGAGGTAAAATTGCAAAAACTCGGAGCTCAATTGCACCGCGTAGATGAGGGCGGAGAGGCAGCCAGTGCTCCTGTCCCACCCAATCCTGTGCAATCGGGATTAAACTACTAA
- a CDS encoding M48 family metallopeptidase: protein MGFSHTPLIGLKADQFRHPLDLEATNALKQLPGLDLIVRQLLGPLGEQFFLLENLASGVLVGENQLPHLHQLLLDACKTLDLEPPQLYVRQNPVPNAYTFAMRGRQPFVVLHTSLIDLLTLEEVQAVIAHELGHLKCEHGVYLTLANLIVLAAGQVSPIGALIVQGLQAQILEWLRCAEFTCDRAALLATQDPKVVVSLLMKLAGGSPSLAPSLNVDAFLAQARAYDDISNTQLGDLLKQAQTANLTHPVPVLRAREIDRWGSTQDYQGLVQNRSSVYNEKVNPKGGWRNW from the coding sequence ATGGGTTTCTCACATACACCGCTAATCGGCTTGAAAGCAGACCAATTCCGGCATCCGTTGGATTTGGAAGCGACTAATGCTCTCAAGCAACTCCCTGGTTTGGATTTGATAGTGCGGCAACTCTTGGGGCCCCTTGGCGAGCAGTTTTTTCTGCTGGAGAATTTGGCTTCTGGGGTTTTAGTGGGGGAGAATCAGTTGCCCCATTTGCACCAATTGCTTTTGGATGCTTGCAAAACTCTGGATTTGGAACCCCCGCAGTTATACGTGCGCCAGAATCCAGTGCCTAATGCTTATACTTTTGCGATGCGGGGGAGACAGCCTTTTGTGGTTCTGCATACTTCTCTGATCGATTTGCTGACTCTGGAGGAAGTTCAGGCGGTGATTGCCCATGAATTGGGTCATCTGAAGTGCGAACATGGGGTTTACTTGACTTTGGCTAATTTGATCGTATTGGCAGCAGGTCAGGTTTCGCCAATTGGTGCTTTGATCGTGCAGGGGTTGCAGGCTCAGATTTTGGAGTGGTTGCGTTGTGCAGAATTTACGTGCGATCGCGCGGCTTTACTTGCTACTCAAGACCCAAAGGTGGTAGTATCACTATTGATGAAGTTGGCTGGAGGTTCGCCGAGTTTGGCTCCTTCCCTAAATGTGGATGCGTTTTTGGCTCAAGCTCGTGCCTACGATGACATCAGTAACACTCAGTTGGGGGATTTGCTCAAGCAAGCTCAGACGGCTAACTTGACCCATCCTGTGCCTGTTTTAAGGGCGCGAGAGATCGATCGCTGGGGCAGCACTCAAGATTATCAAGGTCTTGTGCAAAATCGATCTTCTGTGTATAATGAAAAAGTCAATCCCAAGGGCGGGTGGCGAAACTGGTAG
- a CDS encoding glycosyltransferase family 61 protein: MPNSLTSNFQKSYLRDFAAKIYNKLKYLIKIYILLKPYARGVIQLSIDNADRYFGKDRDIKIHKLVSHEDIPIQPAKFLEGDFLEIITPFKNEVESVMIDARKEGFSFANNHIITPELKVIYEKDIEFEQLPIYREELPLNYQKLSGTVAYLSNTMPQNYGHWFFYTLPMLEIYWKYIDKQEIDYYYIGDSLANFQRETLVALGIKEEQVVTFPCKPDRAITCVIDRKIQNNGHKYPTIFGYRLARSLFVPEENYSSSKYPKRLYIKRGKVDHREVINDNEVVEYLESIGFESLTMQGRTIQEQAEIYYNADVIISVCGSALTNLMFIRENITVIEIFPFGYLDGFFYALASYAQANYFYIIGEEIPNNPTAPHFSNLTVNINKLKQICKLADLV, encoded by the coding sequence ATGCCAAATTCACTCACTAGCAACTTTCAGAAAAGTTATCTTCGAGATTTCGCTGCAAAAATATACAATAAGCTTAAGTATCTGATTAAGATTTATATCCTCTTAAAACCTTACGCCAGAGGAGTTATTCAACTCAGTATTGATAATGCCGATCGATATTTTGGTAAAGACCGAGATATCAAAATTCATAAATTAGTCAGTCATGAAGATATACCTATTCAACCCGCAAAATTTTTAGAAGGTGATTTTTTAGAAATCATTACTCCTTTTAAAAATGAAGTTGAATCGGTAATGATAGATGCCAGAAAAGAAGGCTTTTCTTTTGCCAACAATCACATTATCACTCCAGAGCTAAAGGTGATATATGAGAAAGATATTGAATTTGAACAACTGCCAATATACAGAGAGGAACTGCCCCTAAACTATCAAAAACTATCTGGGACAGTTGCCTACTTATCAAATACAATGCCTCAGAATTATGGGCATTGGTTTTTCTATACTTTGCCGATGCTAGAAATCTATTGGAAATATATCGATAAACAAGAAATTGATTATTACTATATAGGTGATTCCCTAGCAAATTTCCAAAGAGAAACCCTTGTTGCACTTGGCATAAAAGAAGAACAAGTAGTTACTTTTCCCTGTAAACCTGATAGAGCAATTACTTGTGTGATTGACAGAAAGATACAAAACAACGGTCATAAATACCCAACTATTTTTGGCTACAGATTGGCTAGAAGCCTATTTGTACCTGAAGAAAATTATTCAAGTAGTAAATATCCAAAACGTTTATATATAAAACGCGGTAAGGTAGACCATCGCGAGGTAATCAATGACAATGAAGTTGTAGAATACTTAGAAAGTATCGGCTTTGAATCATTGACAATGCAGGGGAGAACAATACAGGAGCAAGCTGAAATATATTACAATGCAGATGTTATCATCTCTGTCTGTGGTTCGGCTTTAACAAATTTAATGTTTATCCGGGAAAATATCACAGTTATTGAAATTTTTCCTTTCGGTTATTTAGATGGTTTCTTTTATGCTCTAGCCAGTTATGCTCAGGCTAATTATTTTTATATCATTGGGGAAGAAATTCCTAATAATCCTACAGCACCACATTTCTCAAATCTAACTGTTAATATTAATAAGTTAAAACAAATCTGTAAATTAGCCGATTTGGTGTAA